The following proteins are encoded in a genomic region of Myxococcus virescens:
- a CDS encoding AHH domain-containing protein yields MSSSGTTHQWPRLLPTIRPPVVPLPVSSLAAQCQIHTLEQLDSTSTLKDNAVLAGWDINGVSNGMLLPKDEADVALHLLQEHNGSHPGAYTSPIADLLDDIENAYAEVCQGKEDVALQLALAEQLKQASVFVQTRILGIRQQASGVEFWGLHLNSLSVYTSAVRTLEDRRQRYMEQQRQQILNNTQRQASKGV; encoded by the coding sequence ATGTCCTCCAGTGGCACAACCCACCAGTGGCCTCGCCTGCTGCCGACCATCAGGCCTCCGGTGGTCCCCTTGCCTGTCAGCTCGCTCGCTGCTCAGTGCCAGATCCACACCCTTGAGCAGTTGGACAGCACCTCGACCTTGAAGGACAACGCCGTCCTCGCAGGATGGGACATCAACGGTGTTTCCAACGGGATGCTCCTGCCCAAAGACGAGGCGGACGTCGCGCTCCACCTCCTGCAGGAGCACAACGGAAGCCATCCTGGCGCATATACCTCCCCCATCGCAGATCTCTTGGATGACATCGAGAACGCATACGCGGAGGTCTGCCAGGGCAAGGAAGATGTCGCATTACAGCTCGCCCTTGCAGAGCAGTTGAAGCAAGCTTCGGTGTTCGTCCAGACTCGAATCCTGGGCATCCGGCAACAAGCCAGTGGCGTGGAGTTCTGGGGGCTGCACTTGAACTCGCTGTCGGTCTATACCAGTGCGGTTCGCACCCTGGAGGATCGGCGGCAACGTTATATGGAACAGCAGCGACAGCAGATCCTCAATAACACGCAACGCCAAGCCTCGAAGGGAGTCTGA